In Euwallacea similis isolate ESF13 chromosome 5, ESF131.1, whole genome shotgun sequence, a single window of DNA contains:
- the Phlpp gene encoding protein phosphatase PHLPP-like protein isoform X5 — translation MTNRRAASASPLKQLNLNSLCKNQEWKQGECYVDEIVLPSESLQSLSELKILSLRNNDIQNFPNSVLQLTTLLTLDVSNNRLLTLPPEISQLVNLQELILDQNLLSILPLALWDLKYLKTLRVASNRLALPPDRPGEPPEMRALILAESELNPENRRNSSIKGSSGLTTLNLRANRLKGHIILGSYSSLTHLDVSENNIEILDLGAVEQLQILQCSRNSLTQLILFGKNLISVIAGNNKLKTFTTSHPPIRLTHLDVSYNELQTLPDWLSGCSELRCLFASNNALTSLPDHMFCNEMPFLQTVQLAYNQLQYLPMIQRRLPIQDLFLQNNSLSGLPENFFKFVRTIKVLNVSNNRLVDLPKPDEVLTLEKFYLTANCLIDKSLEKLAPYLRSIKIFHIAYNNLTSLPEDGPIFWTELEELVLSGNKLLRLPDNIDQLKHLVVLRVHSNLLQIIPKLSHLMKLRVLDLAHNQLDRIDLNALIPPNLKFLDLSCNSKLHVDCQQFNTYRTQRPMSLVDVSGKNRTSLPLSPTPFTEADLTDCSWTVGFSETSGSKQKLHITQIRLPAFCNTEALFGIFDGEDVVAIENDNIFTLLSGENNSNNPSGIDKVLPRLLLEERTVKETSHEYMKYTLLSSYRHLRSKGLKQGINAVIVHILKPKPTSAEFNNGFVEGLKKYVMKIASMGDMKVVIGKSEGPIRLLPAKIRKQIRTNSTINLAVSDPDMTEIFLDEHDEYMILANRNLWDVMSPENAIKEVSLQRNVILAAKRLQDLAQSYGAEENLSIIVVKFNLVSSDVDLLMRELRQTFRKNKYQSESTNSMCQPGCCCENLNNDCFSCVDKIPIPPPMMVGEDSCRSSPSGQSEHACSDCNSTSKLFISQLAKQPDNKLFRSVTPSLFESVEVKISPERRSYRGVAKALKQRREEERNKEVDSDSALSEEQFKCWEYMLEQNTQLLFDKELNTLNRGLKNNQHFRVKTPTLSLSSPHLASSDKNNNNSTGGSFLSKQFGSSRSFNPVMSRSLSKSSSRLGLDKKHQLIGGPNAAYFGSLQRLMPYNLEYDFAVMHERGLVDSVELDRMQQYWGVATTEL, via the exons CCTACAGGAATTAATCTTAGACCAGAACCTTCTCAGTATCTTGCCATTGGCCTTATGGGACCTAAAGTACCTGAAAACGCTAAGGGTGGCTTCGAACCGTTTAGCGCTGCCTCCGGACAGGCCAGGGGAACCACCGGAGATGAGAGCCCTTATTTTGGCa GAGTCAGAGCTAAATCCAGAGAATCGAAGAAATTCTAGTATTAAAGGTTCAAGTGGACTAACGACTTTAAACTTAAGAGCAAATAGACTGAAAGGGCATATTATTTTAGGAAGTTATAGc AGTTTGACCCATCTAGACGTTAGCGagaataatattgaaatattagaCTTAGGAGCAGTTGAGCAGTTGCAGATACTACAATGTTCCAGAAATTCCTTGACGCAACTAATACTGTTTGGGAAAAATTTGATATCAGTCATCGCTGGAAATAATA AACTAAAAACCTTCACAACCTCCCACCCTCCAATCCGACTCACACATCTGGATGTATCCTACAACGAGCTTCAAACTCTTCCTGATTGGTTGTCGGGCTGCAGCGAACTCCGTTGCCTTTTTGCCAGCAATAATGCCCTTACATCACTACCTGACCATATGTTCTGCAACGAAATGCCTTTCCTGCAAACCGTGCAGCTGGCCTACAATCAGCTACAGTACTTACCTATGATACAACGCAGACTTCCCATCCAAGATCTCTTTCTCCAGAACAACAGTCTTTCTGGGCTGCCAGAGAATTTCTTCAAGTTCGTGCGGACGATTAAAGTGCTCAATGTGTCCAATAATCGGCTGGTAGATTTGCCTAAGCCTGATGAAGTGCTGACTCTGGAAAAGTTCTATTTGACCGCCAATTGTCTGATTGATAAGAGTTTGGAGAAGCTTGCTCCGTATTTGAgaagcattaaaatttttcacataG CCTATAACAACTTGACATCTTTACCAGAAGATGGTCCAATATTCTGGACAGAGCTGGAGGAGTTGGTTCTGTCCGGAAACAAACTGCTAAGACTTCCTGATAACATCGATCAGCTGAAGCATCTAGTGGTGCTGAGGGTGCATTCAAACCTGCTTCAAATCATCCCGAAACTTTCACACCTCATGAAGCTGAGAGTTTTGGATTTAGCCCACAATCAGCTGGATCGTATTGATCTCAACGCTCTAATTCCTCCTAATTTGAAGTTCCTGGACTTGAGCTGCAATAGCAAGTTGCATGTAGATTGCCAGCAGTTTAATACCTATAG gACTCAAAGGCCCATGTCTTTGGTTGATGTCAGCGGCAAGAATCGCACATCCTTACCTCTTTCGCCCACTCCATTTACTGAAGCAGATTTGACCGATTGCAGTTGGACGGTGGGGTTTTCAGAGACTTCTGGATCGAAACAGAAACTGCATATCACGCAAATTAGATTGCCTGCATTTTGTAATACGGAGGCATTATTTGGGATTTTTGATGGTGAGGATGTGGTGGCAATTGAGAATGACAATATATTTACGTTGCTTTCAGGTGAGAATAACAGTAATAATCCAAGCGGGATTGATAAGGTGCTGCCGAGGTTATTACTCGAAGAGAGGACGGTGAAAGAGACTTCCCATGAGTATATGAAGTATACGCTACTCTCCTCTTACAGGCATCTCAGGTCTAAAGGTCTAAAGCAAG GAATTAACGCCGTTATTGTCCACATACTAAAACCAAAGCCAACCAGCGCAGAATTCAATAATGGCTTTGTCGAAGGTCTGAAGAAATATGTTATGAAGATTGCCAGCATGGGCGACATGAAGGTCGTGATAGGAAAGAGTGAAGGACCCATCAGGCTGTTGCCTGCCAAAATTCGGAAGCAAATACGTAcaaattcaacaataaatcTAGCG GTTTCTGATCCAGACATGACTGAAATCTTCCTGGACGAACACGATGAATATATGATCCTTGCAAACAGAAACCTCTGGGATGTCATGAGTCCTGAAAATGCCATTAAAGAAGTGAGTCTCCAGAGGAACGTGATTTTAGCTGCCAAACGTTTGCAGGATCTAGCACAAAGCTACG GAGCCGAAGAAAATTTGAGCATAATTGTAGTGAAATTCAACCTGGTAAGCTCAGATGTGGATTTGCTTATGAGAGAGCTTCGCCAAACATTTCggaaaaacaaatatcaaaGCGAAAGCACTAATTCAATGTGTCAGCCTGGATGCTGTTGCGAGAATTTGAATAACGATTGTTTTAGTTGTGTCGACAAGATTCCTATACCGCCTCCAATGATGGTCGGCGAAGATAG TTGTAGGTCCTCACCAAGCGGTCAAAGTGAACACGCTTGTAGCGATTGTAATTCAACTTCAAAGCTCTTTATAAGTCAGCTAGCTAAGCAGCCGGATAACAAGTTATTCAGGAGTGTGACGCCATCGCTCTTTGAGTCTGTAGAG GTAAAAATTAGTCCAGAAAGGAGAAGCTACCGAGGAGTGGCTAAAGCTTTGAAACAACGACGagaagaagaaagaaataaagaagtagaTTCGGACTCAGCTTTGTCAGAAGAACAATTTAAGTGTTGGGAATACATGCTCGAGCAAAATACACAGTTGCTTTTCGATaag GAGCTAAATACTTTGAATAGAGGGCTGAAGAATAACCAACATTTCAGGGTTAAAACGCCAACTCTGAGCCTCAGTAGTCCGCATTTGGCTTCTTCAGACAAGAATAATAACAATTCCACCG GTGGTTCATTTTTGTCCAAGCAGTTCGGAAGCTCACGTTCGTTTAATCCTGTAATGTCCAGATCCTTGTCCAAATCCAGCTCTCGTCTCGGATTGGACAAGAAGCATCAACTTATAGGTGGACCCAATGCTGCCTATTTCGGTAGTTTACAGAGGCTGATGCCCTACAACTTGGAGTATGATTTTGCAGTGATGCATGAAAGAGGATTGGTAGATTCTGTTGAGTTGGATCGGATGCAGCAGTATTGGGGGGTGGCAACTACTGAGTTGTAG
- the Phlpp gene encoding protein phosphatase PHLPP-like protein isoform X7 yields the protein MRALILAESELNPENRRNSSIKGSSGLTTLNLRANRLKGHIILGSYSSLTHLDVSENNIEILDLGAVEQLQILQCSRNSLTQLILFGKNLISVIAGNNKLKTFTTSHPPIRLTHLDVSYNELQTLPDWLSGCSELRCLFASNNALTSLPDHMFCNEMPFLQTVQLAYNQLQYLPMIQRRLPIQDLFLQNNSLSGLPENFFKFVRTIKVLNVSNNRLVDLPKPDEVLTLEKFYLTANCLIDKSLEKLAPYLRSIKIFHIAYNNLTSLPEDGPIFWTELEELVLSGNKLLRLPDNIDQLKHLVVLRVHSNLLQIIPKLSHLMKLRVLDLAHNQLDRIDLNALIPPNLKFLDLSCNSKLHVDCQQFNTYRTQRPMSLVDVSGKNRTSLPLSPTPFTEADLTDCSWTVGFSETSGSKQKLHITQIRLPAFCNTEALFGIFDGEDVVAIENDNIFTLLSGENNSNNPSGIDKVLPRLLLEERTVKETSHEYMKYTLLSSYRHLRSKGLKQGINAVIVHILKPKPTSAEFNNGFVEGLKKYVMKIASMGDMKVVIGKSEGPIRLLPAKIRKQIRTNSTINLAVSDPDMTEIFLDEHDEYMILANRNLWDVMSPENAIKEVSLQRNVILAAKRLQDLAQSYGAEENLSIIVVKFNLVSSDVDLLMRELRQTFRKNKYQSESTNSMCQPGCCCENLNNDCFSCVDKIPIPPPMMVGEDSCRSSPSGQSEHACSDCNSTSKLFISQLAKQPDNKLFRSVTPSLFESVEVKISPERRSYRGVAKALKQRREEERNKEVDSDSALSEEQFKCWEYMLEQNTQLLFDKELNTLNRGLKNNQHFRVKTPTLSLSSPHLASSDKNNNNSTGGSFLSKQFGSSRSFNPVMSRSLSKSSSRLGLDKKHQLIGGPNAAYFGSLQRLMPYNLEYDFAVMHERGLVDSVELDRMQQYWGVATTEL from the exons ATGAGAGCCCTTATTTTGGCa GAGTCAGAGCTAAATCCAGAGAATCGAAGAAATTCTAGTATTAAAGGTTCAAGTGGACTAACGACTTTAAACTTAAGAGCAAATAGACTGAAAGGGCATATTATTTTAGGAAGTTATAGc AGTTTGACCCATCTAGACGTTAGCGagaataatattgaaatattagaCTTAGGAGCAGTTGAGCAGTTGCAGATACTACAATGTTCCAGAAATTCCTTGACGCAACTAATACTGTTTGGGAAAAATTTGATATCAGTCATCGCTGGAAATAATA AACTAAAAACCTTCACAACCTCCCACCCTCCAATCCGACTCACACATCTGGATGTATCCTACAACGAGCTTCAAACTCTTCCTGATTGGTTGTCGGGCTGCAGCGAACTCCGTTGCCTTTTTGCCAGCAATAATGCCCTTACATCACTACCTGACCATATGTTCTGCAACGAAATGCCTTTCCTGCAAACCGTGCAGCTGGCCTACAATCAGCTACAGTACTTACCTATGATACAACGCAGACTTCCCATCCAAGATCTCTTTCTCCAGAACAACAGTCTTTCTGGGCTGCCAGAGAATTTCTTCAAGTTCGTGCGGACGATTAAAGTGCTCAATGTGTCCAATAATCGGCTGGTAGATTTGCCTAAGCCTGATGAAGTGCTGACTCTGGAAAAGTTCTATTTGACCGCCAATTGTCTGATTGATAAGAGTTTGGAGAAGCTTGCTCCGTATTTGAgaagcattaaaatttttcacataG CCTATAACAACTTGACATCTTTACCAGAAGATGGTCCAATATTCTGGACAGAGCTGGAGGAGTTGGTTCTGTCCGGAAACAAACTGCTAAGACTTCCTGATAACATCGATCAGCTGAAGCATCTAGTGGTGCTGAGGGTGCATTCAAACCTGCTTCAAATCATCCCGAAACTTTCACACCTCATGAAGCTGAGAGTTTTGGATTTAGCCCACAATCAGCTGGATCGTATTGATCTCAACGCTCTAATTCCTCCTAATTTGAAGTTCCTGGACTTGAGCTGCAATAGCAAGTTGCATGTAGATTGCCAGCAGTTTAATACCTATAG gACTCAAAGGCCCATGTCTTTGGTTGATGTCAGCGGCAAGAATCGCACATCCTTACCTCTTTCGCCCACTCCATTTACTGAAGCAGATTTGACCGATTGCAGTTGGACGGTGGGGTTTTCAGAGACTTCTGGATCGAAACAGAAACTGCATATCACGCAAATTAGATTGCCTGCATTTTGTAATACGGAGGCATTATTTGGGATTTTTGATGGTGAGGATGTGGTGGCAATTGAGAATGACAATATATTTACGTTGCTTTCAGGTGAGAATAACAGTAATAATCCAAGCGGGATTGATAAGGTGCTGCCGAGGTTATTACTCGAAGAGAGGACGGTGAAAGAGACTTCCCATGAGTATATGAAGTATACGCTACTCTCCTCTTACAGGCATCTCAGGTCTAAAGGTCTAAAGCAAG GAATTAACGCCGTTATTGTCCACATACTAAAACCAAAGCCAACCAGCGCAGAATTCAATAATGGCTTTGTCGAAGGTCTGAAGAAATATGTTATGAAGATTGCCAGCATGGGCGACATGAAGGTCGTGATAGGAAAGAGTGAAGGACCCATCAGGCTGTTGCCTGCCAAAATTCGGAAGCAAATACGTAcaaattcaacaataaatcTAGCG GTTTCTGATCCAGACATGACTGAAATCTTCCTGGACGAACACGATGAATATATGATCCTTGCAAACAGAAACCTCTGGGATGTCATGAGTCCTGAAAATGCCATTAAAGAAGTGAGTCTCCAGAGGAACGTGATTTTAGCTGCCAAACGTTTGCAGGATCTAGCACAAAGCTACG GAGCCGAAGAAAATTTGAGCATAATTGTAGTGAAATTCAACCTGGTAAGCTCAGATGTGGATTTGCTTATGAGAGAGCTTCGCCAAACATTTCggaaaaacaaatatcaaaGCGAAAGCACTAATTCAATGTGTCAGCCTGGATGCTGTTGCGAGAATTTGAATAACGATTGTTTTAGTTGTGTCGACAAGATTCCTATACCGCCTCCAATGATGGTCGGCGAAGATAG TTGTAGGTCCTCACCAAGCGGTCAAAGTGAACACGCTTGTAGCGATTGTAATTCAACTTCAAAGCTCTTTATAAGTCAGCTAGCTAAGCAGCCGGATAACAAGTTATTCAGGAGTGTGACGCCATCGCTCTTTGAGTCTGTAGAG GTAAAAATTAGTCCAGAAAGGAGAAGCTACCGAGGAGTGGCTAAAGCTTTGAAACAACGACGagaagaagaaagaaataaagaagtagaTTCGGACTCAGCTTTGTCAGAAGAACAATTTAAGTGTTGGGAATACATGCTCGAGCAAAATACACAGTTGCTTTTCGATaag GAGCTAAATACTTTGAATAGAGGGCTGAAGAATAACCAACATTTCAGGGTTAAAACGCCAACTCTGAGCCTCAGTAGTCCGCATTTGGCTTCTTCAGACAAGAATAATAACAATTCCACCG GTGGTTCATTTTTGTCCAAGCAGTTCGGAAGCTCACGTTCGTTTAATCCTGTAATGTCCAGATCCTTGTCCAAATCCAGCTCTCGTCTCGGATTGGACAAGAAGCATCAACTTATAGGTGGACCCAATGCTGCCTATTTCGGTAGTTTACAGAGGCTGATGCCCTACAACTTGGAGTATGATTTTGCAGTGATGCATGAAAGAGGATTGGTAGATTCTGTTGAGTTGGATCGGATGCAGCAGTATTGGGGGGTGGCAACTACTGAGTTGTAG
- the Lim3 gene encoding LIM/homeobox protein Lhx3 isoform X2, whose protein sequence is MISKDRESRDIEMYRVPPICLDDIPEILLTTIPKCGGCHELILDRFILKVADRTWHGKCLQCSDCRIQLTDKCFARNGQLFCKEDFFKRFGTKCAGCELGIPPTQVVRRAQDNVYHLQCFACVMCARQLNTGDEFYLMEDRKLVCKPDYETAKSKAAECLDGDQPNKRPRTTITAKQLETLKTAYNNSPKPARHVREQLSQDTGLDMRVVQVWFQNRRAKEKRLKKDAGRTRWSQYFRSMKGGSSPRHDKLLDKDDMKVDLDSFSHHDLSDDSYGTVVNMSMDQDGSSPHSGIGRPMFLHGATSPSYLPGHTPPHGHDHMGYPDQMAVYSSLQGPAPGMMHGIPPGGPDSDISNDSSPRGYPDFPPSPDSWLGEPSSAHY, encoded by the exons ATGATTAGCAAGGATAGGGAGTCCAGGGATATTGAAATGTACAGAGTGCCGCCGATTTGCTTGGATGATATCCCAGAAATATTGTTGA ctaCCATCCCCAAATGTGGCGGCTGCCATGAACTGATCTTAGATAGATTTATACTTAAAGTAGCAGATAGGACGTGGCATGGCAAATGTCTTCAGTGCAGCGATTGCAGAATCCAACTAACGGACAAATGCTTCGCTAGAAACGGACAACTTTTCTGTAAggaggatttttttaa GCGCTTCGGCACCAAGTGCGCAGGTTGCGAGCTGGGCATTCCTCCAACCCAAGTGGTGCGCAGAGCCCAGGACAACGTCTACCATCTGCAGTGTTTTGCTTGTGTAATGTGCGCACGACAACTCAACACTGGGGATGAATTCTATCTTATGGAGGACCGGAAACTGGTGTGCAAGCCTGATTATGAGACTGCCAAATCGAAAg CTGCGGAATGTCTAGATGGAGACCAACCCAACAAAAGGCCTAGAACAACCATAACAGCAAAACAACTGGAGACTCTGAAAACAGCCTACAATAATAGCCCTAAACCAGCAAGACATGTCCGAGAACAACTTAGCCAAGACACAGGGTTGGATATGAGGGTAGTTCAAGTTTGGTTTCAAAATAG gagagcaaaagaaaaaagactTAAAAAGGACGCCGGTAGAACCAGATGGAGTCAATACTTTAGATCGATGAAAGGAGGATCCTCTCCTCGACACGACAAACTATTAGACAAAGACGACATGAAAGTGGACCTGGATAGTTTTAGTCATCATG ATCTGAGTGATGATAGTTACGGCACAGTAGTCAACATGTCCATGGACCAAGACGGCTCCTCGCCCCACAGCGGAATAGGCCGGCCTATGTTTCTACATGGAGCTACTTCTCCCTCGTACCTACCTGGTCACACTCCCCCTCATGGGCACGACCATATGGGATATCCGGACCAAATGGCTGTTTATTCCAGTCTACAAGGTCCTGCTCCAGGCATGATGCACGGAATACCTCCAGGAGGCCCTGATTCTGACATCAGTAATGACAGTAGTCCAAGGGGATACCCCGATTTTCCTCCCAGTCCCGACTCTTGGCTGGGGGAACCGTCCAGCGCACATTACTGA